The sequence below is a genomic window from Lolium perenne isolate Kyuss_39 chromosome 7, Kyuss_2.0, whole genome shotgun sequence.
actcaggacacgacgccgtcgaccaaccccttccccttcttctaatttgcatgcaccaccggtctgtaatatgatcgcgcgcccagtactttgatcgatcgccgctactctgatcgcgacgaatcggcgggaacgatctcttttgaatgcatctatttgaatttctgattgggggcggcgtttgggggacgcggctggggagcgacgtcccccaaacgcggcacgaacaaaacacgtcccccaaacgctcgatccggcgcggtttgggggacggtttgggggacgcgactggagatgctctcatgTGCCTACTTTGAGTAATAATAATTTAAGGTGATGACTTGTGCCTACTTGGGGAAAAGTAAGACCCCATGCATTGACGGACAAAGGGTTCATCGGTCCTTGGCTGGAGCCACATGTACAGGACAAATTTCAGCACGGGAGAATCTTGTGGACGAAGGACATCAAATGATGTGCGCCAACGACTTTGCTCTTCAAAATTGTCTACACATTCTTCCTATAAATGTTGAAACACTACTCTACCATTCAGGGGTCTGAAAGGGGCAAACACATCGTGCTCGTCCATTCCACCAGCACCAATCCCGCTTTTCACTGCAGCCGTCCGATCGGTAATTTTTTTTCTCACTTCTTATGTGTCCCACCGAGCCCATGACGACTGGGGCCAGCTTCGTTTGGGACCCGGCCATCAGAGGCAGCCTAGGGTGCTCATTCTCGTCGCCTTCCGTCTCCTACCACTGGAGACGGTGAAAACCTAGATCGGCGTGGAGCCATGGACGAGCCCCAATCCTCCCCGCCCGTCTTCTCCCCAATGGCGATCTCCTTCTCCCCCATCAGATCTCACCTCTGCTCCAGCCCCGCGTGAGGCCGGTGCGCAACAGAGCACGGTTTGGTGGTGGACGAGTCAAGCGCGAGCGGCGCGGGCCTTGGTGTGGGCGTGCGTGTGCAGGGCGTGGCGGCGGGGTCgaggcggcggcggtgctgtCCTCGgtggaagtggaggaggaggcgctccTGGCCGAGGTCTAGCGGGAGGCCAGGCGGCACGGAAGCGGGCGGGCTCCCTGGGAGCTCCTCGCCGTGCTGCGGGAGGCCAGGCGCGCCGCGGTGCGGCTGCGAGCTGCAGCAGCGCAAGGTGACCGCGCGGTGGAGCTGATGGCGGGCTCTCCGCGAAGCCTATTCCTTGtcgcgcggcggcggcgatggaggCTTCCCAGGTCGGCCGGCCTCCTTCCCCAGCTCCAGCACAGGCAGCGGTTGGACGAGGGATTCAGCGGCAGCAGGGAGCGCGGCCGGAGCACCGGCAGCGGCTGGACGCGGCAGCGGTGGTGGTAGGCACTACTGCGTTGGGGACGGGCCATGCAGCAACACACTTTGGAACACACTCTGGGATGCACGGTCGCCCGTTCCTGTGACGCCATGGTGAGCACCTCTCAATCCTTCTTTCTATATGCTCCCGATCTCTCTTttgggctttttctttcgatttgCTTGTACTTTAAGATCTTGCGTGTGAACTGTTTGATGAAATGTATGTGTACTGATTCATTCTTGCTGCTCTATTTTTTTGGCTCCCCGTGCAGCAGCTGCTGGCCAAGCAAGGCACTTTGTGCGGTGACGGACTGCTCCTGGAAGAAAATGAGGACAATAGCTTCAATGCCACATGTAAGCTCCGTGCTCATCGTCTGTTAATTTACTCTAAAAAAGTGATGAGGTGCATCTTGTTCAACTTGTGTAGATTTGCTATGTTTGCAAATCTATGGAGAAGTTGCATATGACGAGGATTCTGATCAGATGTGCGAGGGCTTTGGTTGCAGTGGATGTTTTATTTTGTTTACCAATTTTCTTTTGCCAAATTTGTTTTTCAAACTTATTTTTTGTGTGATTATAATACCTGTAGGAATTGATACTGAGCTACATGATGATGCACTTAATTAAGGAACTATACTTGAAAGATCACCCGTATGGCGAATGGCTCAAGAGACAAGATATACCTCACAGACTATGTCCCAAAAACTTACAAAGTTGCTTGAAGCATTTCTGGTTCATGACACCTTCATGATAGGACGATTATCTGGTTAAAATATCGGGTAGGATACAAAATGAAATGCAACGCCAATTAGTGAGTGCAAGTAGGCTAGGGTATGTAGGAAACTGTTTCCCAATATTTGTTTTGTCATGGTTAACATATTGTTATCATCCATATAATATACTGTTGAAATATTCATGATAGGACGATTATCTGGTTAAAATATTCAGGATAAAGAGTCAACACAATTTCTTTGCAGGATAAAGAGTTTACATTGATTAGATTTTCAGTTGAACATTACTGTTGAATGCTGATAGAAGGTTGTTGCTTTCTGTGTTTGACTAAGCTTGTTTGTGTTATTCACTTTCTCCTTATTTCTGCAGTAATAAGCTACAACAAACACAACAGATTGATTGCGAGGAGTTGGTGCTCCTTCATCTCCTCCCTCAGCCAGGAGATGTCAGCGAGATTTCTTGTGCCAATGATGCACAGTGAGGAGGTGGTGCGGCCTTGTGGCGTGTTTGCAACGCTGGATCCGGTGGCCTGCCAGCAGCCTCGCCATCTCTGGCTTGTTACTAGGTATACCATCTCCCTCCCGGATCTTCTTTAATTCTCCAATGGAATTCATGATTTATGCTCAGTTGGTGTGGTGTTCTCAATATTGTTTGGTGGTCCACACAGATGCAAAAGGAGTGAAGAAAATTTGGGATTAATGATGCATTGCTTACTAAAAAAGAAGAGATATATTTATTTAATGAAGAGCTCTAAATAATTAGTGCTGAGCTTTTCTTATGATAGGTCGTATTCTCTATCAATAATATTAATATTCTTACTAAAACATTTGGAAGCTTTTGGGACAAACAATGTGTGAGCGTGACCTTGCTATTACTTCTTTTCTTATCATGGTGCAAATGGATTATGTCAATTGCTAACCAGCGTTGGAAAAAACCATTCTTTCACTCCACACAATGCAGCTGTTGTGCTCCAACGGTTCAATTTCCAAGACACAAAGATTTTTTACGTTTGTTAACATAAATACTTCTAAGTATCATGGCTCCTAGAGGAAAATGCTTAATTGTATGCTAATTTCTCTCTCTTTTGGTATCCTTTGTTCTATTATAGATGTGACATAATGCTTGTTTCTACTTCTAGCAGGCTCCTTGTAATTACTATCAAGAATCATGCCAATTTGCCTACTGCAGCTAAAAGTACAGATGAAAGGCCTTAGTTTCCAATACTATTGTTGCAGTACAAGTTGGTGAAACTGATTT
It includes:
- the LOC127311506 gene encoding uncharacterized protein isoform X1, with translation MQQHTLEHTLGCTVARSCDAMQLLAKQGTLCGDGLLLEENEDNSFNATLISYNKHNRLIARSWCSFISSLSQEMSARFLVPMMHSEEVVRPCGVFATLDPVACQQPRHLWLVTSCCLEHG
- the LOC127311506 gene encoding uncharacterized protein isoform X2, producing the protein MQQHTLEHTLGCTVARSCDAMLLAKQGTLCGDGLLLEENEDNSFNATLISYNKHNRLIARSWCSFISSLSQEMSARFLVPMMHSEEVVRPCGVFATLDPVACQQPRHLWLVTSCCLEHG